The Microbacterium horticulturae region CCGACGTCGGCTAGACTAGGACGAGGCATTTTTCCATCTGCCCGTTCCCGGGCGCGGGTGATTCCGCGTCCAGACCCCTGACGTTGTGAGGTTTCCCGTGGGTTCTGTCATCAAGAAGCGCCGCAAGCGCATGGCGAAGAAGAAGCACCGCAAGCTGCTTCGCAAGACTCGTCACCAGCGCCGCAACAAGAAGTAGCGGCTGAACACTGAGCGCCTGTCCTGCGGGACGGGCGCTTCGTGTACGCATCAGGCGCTCGCAGAGGAAAGTCAGACATGAAGTCGATCACCGTTCAGCAGCTGCACGAGGTCGCGACGACCCCGCTCATCGACGTGCGCGAGGTGCACGAGTACGAAGCCGGTCACATCGCCGGCGCTGTGAACATCCCGTTCTCGACATGGCGCGACCGGGTCGAAGAGTTCCCGAAAGAGCCGTTCCACGTCATCTGCGAGCTCGGCGGGCGCTCGGCCTCGGTCGCGCGAAAGCTCGATGCGGCCGGTTACGACGTCACCGACGTCGAGGGCGGCACCGCGGCCTGGATCGAGCAGGGCTTTCCGGTCGAGCACTGAGCGCGGCTCGAGCGCCGAGCCCCGGCATCCCGCCCGCCATAGGATGAGTGTGTGACCACGCTCACCCTCATCGGCAAGCCCGACTGCCATCTCTGCGACGTCGCGCACGGCGTCGTCGACCACGTCCTGGCCGAACTGCCCGAACGCGTGGCCTCGCAGGTCGAGGTGGTCGAGGCATCCATCGCCGACGACCCCGCACTGTACGAGTTGTGGTGGGAGAAGATCCCGGTCGTGCTCATCGACGGACAGCTGCATGCGCACTGGCGTGTGGGCGCCGACCGTCTGCGCGAGGCGCTGCTCGACGCGACGGCGGTCAAGCGATGACGCTGCGTCACGTGGTCGCGTGGAAGATGGCGGCGCAGGATGCCGCGACCCGCGCCGACCACGCCCGCCAGATCGCGGAGCGCCTCAACGCTCTCGTCGGTGTGGTGCCGACGATCGGCACGCTCACGGCAGGCGCGAACGTCGTCGACGGCAATTGGGATGTCGCACTCGTCGCCGACTTCGCCGACAAGGCGGCGCTCGACGCCTACGCGGTGCACCCCGCGCACCAAGAGGTCGTCGCCTACGTGCGCAGCGTCGTCGCCGACCGCGTGGCGGTCGACTTCGAGCTGTAGGCGGCTGCGCCTTACGGGGCGAGGCGGGTCGGGCCGCGGAACAGGAACGTCACCTCGCGGATCGACGCCTCGCCCAGCAGCAGCATCAGCACGCGCGCCAGGCCCATGCCGAATCCGCCGTGGGGCGGCACTCCGTAGCGGAAGAAGTCGAGGTAGTGCTCGAGGCCCTCGAGCTTGAGGCCCTTCTCGAGCGCCTGCTTCTCGAGCACCTCGATGCGGTGCTCGCGCTGCGCACCGGTGGTGATCTCCACGCCCTTGAACAGCAGGTCGTAGCTCTTGGTGAGTCCGGTGGCCTCGTCGACCATGTGGTAGAACGGGCGGATCCCGGCGTGGTAGTCGGTCACGAACACGAACTCGTGGCCGTACGTCTCTGCGACGTGGGCCGAGACCTGGCGCTCGCTCTCGGGGTCGAGGTCGCCGTCGGTGCGGGGGTTCTCGTAACCGCGGGCCTTGACGATCTCGTGGGCTTCTGCCAGCGGAATGCGCGGGAACGGCAGCGTCGGCACGACCACGTCGATGTCGAACAGCTCTTTGATCTCGTCGCCGTGCTTGTCTTTGACCGCCTGAATCGCGGTGGCCAGCAGCTCCTCCTGCATGGTCGCGACGTCTTCGTGCGAGTCGATCCAGCTGATCTCGGCGTCGACGCTCGTGAACTCGGTCGCGTGCCGGCTCGT contains the following coding sequences:
- a CDS encoding glutaredoxin family protein, which produces MTTLTLIGKPDCHLCDVAHGVVDHVLAELPERVASQVEVVEASIADDPALYELWWEKIPVVLIDGQLHAHWRVGADRLREALLDATAVKR
- a CDS encoding rhodanese-like domain-containing protein, whose product is MKSITVQQLHEVATTPLIDVREVHEYEAGHIAGAVNIPFSTWRDRVEEFPKEPFHVICELGGRSASVARKLDAAGYDVTDVEGGTAAWIEQGFPVEH
- a CDS encoding Dabb family protein, which codes for MTLRHVVAWKMAAQDAATRADHARQIAERLNALVGVVPTIGTLTAGANVVDGNWDVALVADFADKAALDAYAVHPAHQEVVAYVRSVVADRVAVDFEL
- a CDS encoding 30S ribosomal protein bS22, giving the protein MGSVIKKRRKRMAKKKHRKLLRKTRHQRRNKK